A window of Halalkalibacillus sediminis contains these coding sequences:
- a CDS encoding alpha/beta fold hydrolase, protein MEYDVQLKNDRLLHVNDSGGEGLAVIGVHGLTGNHKQLQFFYEAIGENYRMITYDLLGRGLSSEAGEESSIGDHARDLIDLIETLKLEKVVLLGYSIGAFICSQAASQSDNVEALILLDGAGVPDKGQKDMILPSLSRVEKRYSSPEDYIEQTREAYEKIGIEWTSHHETIARYEIQEVKGGWIHRSKADVLKSDFDSFFTFDHQKVFENIFCPTLLIIATGKMNGQRPLFLKESFNILEELIENLRIKHTKANHLTLVFNKQTEVNESVMTFLREVRKGGQ, encoded by the coding sequence ATGGAATACGATGTTCAGCTCAAAAATGATCGTCTGCTGCATGTGAACGATTCCGGTGGTGAGGGCTTAGCGGTTATAGGTGTACATGGGCTTACAGGGAACCATAAGCAGTTACAATTTTTTTATGAAGCTATCGGTGAAAATTACCGGATGATCACATATGACCTGCTTGGGCGTGGGCTTAGTAGTGAAGCGGGTGAGGAATCTAGTATCGGTGATCATGCGAGAGATTTAATCGATTTAATAGAAACGTTGAAGTTGGAAAAAGTGGTTCTGTTAGGTTATTCAATCGGTGCGTTCATCTGTAGTCAAGCAGCTTCGCAATCGGATAATGTTGAAGCGTTGATTCTATTAGACGGAGCGGGGGTTCCTGATAAAGGGCAGAAGGATATGATTTTACCGTCTTTAAGTAGAGTTGAGAAAAGATATTCGTCGCCTGAAGATTATATCGAGCAGACGAGAGAAGCTTACGAGAAGATTGGTATTGAATGGACTAGCCATCATGAAACGATTGCAAGATATGAGATTCAAGAGGTGAAAGGTGGTTGGATACACCGATCGAAAGCTGATGTTTTGAAAAGTGATTTTGATAGCTTTTTCACTTTTGATCATCAAAAGGTTTTCGAGAACATCTTTTGTCCGACTCTATTGATCATTGCCACAGGAAAGATGAACGGGCAACGACCTCTATTTTTAAAAGAATCTTTCAATATATTGGAGGAGCTTATAGAAAATTTAAGAATTAAGCATACCAAGGCGAATCATCTAACCTTGGTGTTTAATAAACAAACTGAAGTTAATGAAAGTGTTATGACATTTCTCCGAGAAGTAAGAAAAGGAGGGCAGTAA
- a CDS encoding CoA transferase subunit A, protein MTKLIDASEAVSKVKSGDRIMVGGFGLIGSPLTLIDELTKREVKDLTVISNNVGEAGKGLGLLLDQGKLKKAIGSYFTSNREVAKWYNEGKLELELLPQGTFSEAIRAGGAGIGGFYTKTAVGTELASGKETKDIDGETYIFEKALKADVAFIRARKADRKGNLVFYKTARNFNPMMATAAKYVVVEVDEIVENGELSPEEIVTPHLYVDAIVKSQLILTKDGVREVG, encoded by the coding sequence ATGACAAAATTAATTGATGCAAGTGAAGCGGTATCGAAAGTGAAGTCGGGGGACCGGATTATGGTCGGAGGATTCGGATTAATCGGATCACCCCTCACTTTGATTGATGAATTGACGAAAAGAGAAGTAAAAGACTTAACTGTGATCAGCAATAATGTCGGAGAAGCGGGTAAGGGCCTGGGGTTGCTTTTAGACCAAGGAAAATTGAAAAAAGCGATCGGTTCTTATTTTACAAGCAACCGAGAAGTAGCCAAGTGGTATAACGAAGGAAAATTGGAACTTGAATTGTTACCACAAGGAACGTTCTCTGAAGCCATTCGAGCTGGAGGAGCGGGAATTGGTGGTTTTTATACAAAAACGGCTGTTGGTACAGAACTAGCAAGTGGGAAAGAAACGAAAGATATTGACGGGGAAACTTATATTTTTGAAAAAGCGTTGAAGGCAGATGTAGCCTTTATCAGAGCGAGGAAAGCTGACCGAAAAGGGAACCTCGTATTTTACAAAACGGCCCGAAATTTCAATCCAATGATGGCTACGGCGGCAAAATATGTTGTGGTTGAAGTCGATGAAATAGTGGAAAACGGCGAGCTTTCACCAGAAGAAATTGTCACGCCACATTTATATGTGGATGCAATCGTCAAGAGTCAGTTAATTTTAACGAAAGATGGGGTGAGGGAAGTTGGGTGA
- a CDS encoding 3-oxoacid CoA-transferase subunit B, with protein sequence MGDSKELIAKRASEELGPDSIVNLGIGIPTLIPNYLDENQCELHTENGLLGVTSVEDEEVDPLRVNAGKLPVGESIGASYFHSADSFAMIRGGHVDVAILGALQVDSNGHVANWAIPGKDIIGVGGAMDLLVGAKKIIITTQHVSKDGSHKLVDECSYPITSTRVADMIITDLAVFEWKDDGYELIELMGDTELDEVREKTSFKFQLGEELQRSLSL encoded by the coding sequence TTGGGTGATTCCAAGGAATTGATTGCTAAACGAGCTTCAGAAGAGCTTGGACCTGATTCTATCGTGAATTTAGGGATTGGGATACCAACTCTCATACCGAATTATTTGGATGAAAACCAATGTGAACTTCATACGGAGAATGGATTGCTAGGAGTTACTTCTGTGGAGGATGAAGAGGTTGACCCTTTGAGAGTGAACGCTGGAAAACTACCTGTTGGCGAGAGTATAGGAGCTTCCTATTTTCATAGTGCTGATTCATTCGCGATGATTCGTGGCGGACATGTGGATGTGGCGATACTTGGAGCGTTGCAGGTAGATTCGAATGGCCATGTAGCGAATTGGGCCATTCCTGGTAAAGATATTATCGGGGTCGGTGGTGCGATGGATCTATTGGTTGGGGCGAAAAAAATCATCATCACGACTCAACATGTTTCTAAAGATGGGTCACATAAATTAGTAGATGAATGCAGTTACCCAATTACTTCGACGAGAGTTGCAGATATGATCATCACTGATTTAGCAGTCTTCGAATGGAAAGATGATGGGTATGAGTTGATTGAACTGATGGGTGATACGGAGCTTGATGAGGTAAGGGAGAAAACGTCATTTAAGTTCCAACTCGGCGAGGAATTACAAAGGAGTTTGTCGTTGTGA
- a CDS encoding Bug family tripartite tricarboxylate transporter substrate binding protein: protein MGKTKLLIVSIILGLLSVALVACGGGDEESADNYPDREVEMVIPWSPGGGSDTEGRVVVDHLSEAIEQDMVVVNLPGVGGTVGMEELSEKEANGYHLGQIHEGHLVAHHSGVSDINYDDFEPIASMSSSDQILAVSSEMGVDSLEEFVEYGQSEEIDFGGTVSGIPRVWVEQLGGELDINYNLVGYEGLGEAIQALAGGHIDAAIVDYPSAIEFVEAGHMKFIAVGTEERKDSLPDVPTFVESDYDLTMGINRGYVAPAGTDEEIIDYLGEKLEEVANSDAYIKEVQKIGASVNFMGPEEYSDYLDNQNEVIEDIVSNIDSEEE from the coding sequence ATGGGTAAAACAAAATTGTTAATAGTGTCTATCATATTAGGCTTGCTTTCTGTTGCTTTGGTTGCTTGTGGCGGAGGCGACGAAGAGTCGGCTGATAACTATCCGGATCGCGAAGTGGAAATGGTGATTCCATGGTCTCCGGGTGGAGGTAGCGATACTGAAGGTCGTGTAGTTGTGGATCATTTATCAGAAGCGATTGAGCAAGATATGGTCGTTGTCAATCTACCGGGTGTGGGTGGAACGGTTGGAATGGAAGAGCTTTCGGAAAAAGAAGCGAACGGGTACCATTTAGGACAAATTCACGAAGGTCACTTAGTGGCTCACCACTCAGGTGTATCGGATATCAATTATGATGATTTTGAACCGATTGCTTCCATGTCATCATCAGATCAGATCTTAGCTGTTTCATCAGAAATGGGAGTTGATAGTCTTGAAGAGTTCGTTGAATATGGTCAGTCCGAAGAGATCGACTTCGGTGGGACAGTAAGTGGAATTCCACGAGTTTGGGTAGAACAACTTGGTGGAGAGTTGGATATCAACTACAATCTTGTAGGCTATGAAGGTCTAGGTGAAGCGATTCAGGCTCTTGCAGGAGGACACATTGACGCAGCTATTGTGGACTACCCTTCAGCTATAGAATTTGTTGAAGCAGGTCATATGAAATTCATTGCGGTTGGCACGGAAGAACGGAAGGACTCATTGCCAGATGTACCAACGTTCGTGGAATCTGATTACGATTTGACGATGGGAATTAATCGTGGATATGTAGCTCCGGCTGGTACAGATGAAGAGATCATTGACTACCTAGGTGAAAAACTTGAAGAGGTCGCAAATAGCGATGCTTATATCAAAGAGGTTCAAAAAATCGGAGCAAGTGTCAACTTCATGGGACCGGAAGAATACTCAGATTACTTGGATAACCAGAACGAAGTGATTGAAGATATCGTTTCGAACATTGATTCAGAAGAAGAATAA
- a CDS encoding tripartite tricarboxylate transporter TctB family protein: protein MGELVIGIVVVLFCALIYFNSGDFPEYNESVMGAGSYPKLIAGVLAFLSIILIVKKIVALIRNGAKRSNTSVSSYIKSFLTEYKIVLYVVGLLALYIFLMDIVGYIVMTLIFIVATGLIIGSKRKKDVLVMSVISVIVTFGMYFFFENALNVRFPSGIFFN, encoded by the coding sequence ATGGGTGAGTTGGTAATAGGGATAGTGGTAGTCCTTTTTTGCGCGTTGATCTATTTTAATTCAGGAGATTTCCCTGAGTATAACGAGAGTGTGATGGGGGCAGGAAGTTATCCTAAGTTGATTGCTGGTGTGTTAGCATTCTTGTCGATTATTTTAATTGTGAAGAAAATAGTGGCTCTTATACGTAATGGAGCCAAACGGTCTAACACATCAGTTTCTTCATATATAAAAAGTTTCCTAACCGAGTACAAAATTGTCCTTTATGTAGTTGGGTTACTAGCACTATATATTTTTTTGATGGACATCGTAGGGTACATTGTGATGACTTTGATCTTCATCGTTGCTACGGGTTTGATTATAGGATCGAAACGTAAAAAAGATGTCCTTGTTATGAGTGTGATTTCAGTGATTGTCACTTTCGGCATGTACTTCTTTTTCGAAAATGCATTGAACGTAAGGTTTCCTTCGGGGATCTTTTTCAACTAG